The Anguilla anguilla isolate fAngAng1 chromosome 4, fAngAng1.pri, whole genome shotgun sequence genome has a window encoding:
- the LOC118225998 gene encoding tripartite motif-containing protein 35-like, whose product MASSSSLPDEDLACPLCKAIFTDPVLLKCSHIFCEACLHKWWEANRAGECPICREKTTEDPTSDRTTGATVSNDGTEKRASVSASVCSVHGERLKLFCVNDNELICVVCQTSKKHENHKLRPIEEAVLSYKEEIDGALRVLQEKLEAFNEEKQKNNQEADFIKSQAECTVIQIQEEFEKLHQFLRYEEVTRIAALREEEEQKSQRMKERVEKMTREISSLTEAITALEQEMRADDISFLQNYKVTKRRAQSEVSNPEKVSGGSIDVAKHLGNLKYRVWERMLGIIQYTPVTLDPNTKGDDLTVFEDLTGLRYSGEAEPSSDDDTHILRCVVLGSGGFGSGKHSWDVEVGDNPAWVLGVAESSSSDGGLQSGEMWGLGHRDGEYEAIRCAVSGVKLNVRRGVKRVRVQLDWDRGRLSFSDPVTNTSLHTFKCRFAKRLFPLFLAASDSDPLIICPVRVSVKVG is encoded by the exons atggcTTCCAGTTCGTCTCTTCCAGATGAAGACCTCGCCTGCCCCTTGTGCAAGGCCATCTTCACAGACCCCGTCTTACTAAAATGCAGCCACATCTTCTGTGAAGCCTGTCTGCACAAGTGGTGGGAGGCGAACAGGGCAGGAGAATGTCCGATTTGCAGAGAGAAAACTACGGAGGACCCGACTTCTGACAGGACGACAGGAGCGACCGTTTCAAATGACGGGACTGAGAAACGAGCTTCTGTGTCTgcgtcagtgtgcagtgtccaCGGCGAGAGGCTGAAGCTCTTCTGCGTGAACGACAACGAGCTGATCTGCGTCGTGTGTCAAACTTCAAAGAAGCACGAAAACCACAAACTGCGACCAATCGAGGAAGCAGTGCTTAGTTACAAG GAGGAAATTGATGGCGCTCTGCGAGTTCTGCAGGAGAAGCTGGAGGCCTTCAATGAAGAGAAACAGAAGAACAACCAAGAAGCAGATTTCATCAAG AGCCAGGCCGAGTGTACGGTCATACAAATACAAGAGGAGTTTGAGAAACTTCACCAGTTTCTGCGATACGAAGAGGTGACCCGGATCGCTGcgctgagggaggaagaggagcagaagagcCAGAGGATGAAGGAGAGGGTTGAAAAAATGACAAGAGAGATTTCATCCCTGACAGAAGCGATCACAGCCTTAGAGCAGGAAATGAGGGCTGATGATATCTCTTTCCTGCAG AACTACAAGGTCACAAAGAGAAG AGCCCAGAGCGAAGTGTCAAATCCAGAGAAGGTGTCAGGAGGCTCTATCGAtgtggccaaacacctgggcaacCTGAAGTACAGGGTGTgggagaggatgctgggaattATCCAGTACA ctcctgTCACTCTAGACCCCAACACCAAAGGAGACGACCTCACCGTGTTCGAGGACCTGACCGGCCTGCGGTACAGCGGGGAGGCGGAGCCGAGTTCGGACGACGACACTCACATCCTGCGGTGCGTGGTGCTGGGCAGCGGAGGCTTCGGCTCGGGGAAGCACAGCTGGGACGTGGAGGTGGGGGACAACCCCGCCTGGGTGCTGGGCGTGGCCGAGAGCTCCTCCAGCGACGGGGGGCTGCAGTCCGGGGAGATGTGGGGCCTGGGGCACCGGGACGGCGAGTACGAAGCCATCAGGTGCGCCGTCAGCGGCGTCAAGCTGAACGTTCGGAGGGGGGTGAagagggtcagagtgcagctggactgggacagggggaggCTGTCCTTCTCTGACCCCGTTACCAACACGTCTCTGCACACGTTCAAATGCAGGTTCGCCAAGAGGCTCTTCCCCTTGTTTTTGGCTGCCTCTGATTCAGACCCCCTGATAATCTGCCCAGTGAGGGTCTCTGTTAAAGTGGGATAG
- the LOC118225991 gene encoding tripartite motif-containing protein 35-like, giving the protein MASRSFFPEQDFTCPVCMDIFTDPVLLKCSHSFCNTCLHKCWEENKARECPICRAKTTEDPTCNRVLKNLCETFLKHRIEKPASTSKSLCSLHGERLKLFCLNDEELLCLICQTSEKHENHKLRPVKEAVLKNKEEIDGALRVLQEKLDTLNEEKQKSNQEADFIKSQAECTVIQIQKEFEILHQFLRDNEAARIAVLREEEEQKSQRMKERVEDMTKEISSLTEAIRALEQEMRADDISFLQKYKVTKRRAQYKVSDPEKVSGERIDVAKHLGNLKYRVWERMQGIVQYTPVILDPNSKGDNLIVSEDLTSLRCSGEPELSSDDDDDDDDDDDDSDSDDDDSDDDDDGDDYMLKLCVLGSEGIFSGKHCWDVDVGDNPMWALGAAENSFNEGEPDLGERWVIGYGDGEYSVLSNAGKTTDIKLNVRRGVKRVRVQLDWDRGRLSFSDPTNNASLHTFKHKFTKRLFPLFLVASDSVPLRICPVKVSVTVG; this is encoded by the exons ATGGCTTCCAGATCGTTTTTCCCTGAACAAGACTTCACCTGTCCCGTGTGCATGGACATCTTCACAGACCCCGTCTTACTAAAATGCAGCCACAGCTTCTGTAACACCTGTCTGCACAAGTGTTGGGAGGAGAACAAGGCAAGAGAATGTCCGATTTGCAGGGCGAAAACTACAGAGGACCCGACTTGTAACCGGGTTTTGAAGAACCTGTGTGAgacctttttaaaacacaggATTGAGAAACCAGCTTCTACATCCAAATCACTCTGCAGTCTCCACGGCGAGAGACTCAAGCTCTTCTGCCTGAACGACGAGGAGCTGCTCTGCCTCATCTGTCAAACTTCAGAGAAGCACGAAAACCATAAACTGCGACCCGTAAAGGAAGCGGTGTTGAAGAATAAG GAGGAAATTGATGGCGCTCTGCGAGTTCTGCAGGAGAAGCTGGACACCTTAAATGAagagaaacagaagagcaaccaaGAAGCAGATTTCATCAAG AGCCAGGCTGAATGCACAgtgatacaaatacaaaaggaGTTTGAGATACTTCACCAGTTTCTGAGAGACAACGAGGCGGCCAGGATTGCTGtgctgagggaggaagaggagcagaagagcCAGAGGATGAAGGAGAGGGTTGAAGATATGACAAAAGAGATTTCATCCCTGACAGAAGCGATCAGAGCCTTGGAGCAGGAGATGAGGGCTGATGATATCTCTTTCCTGCAG AAGTACAAGGTCACAAAGAGAAG AGCCCAGTACAAAGTGTCTGATCCAGAGAAGGTGTCAGGAGAGCGTATCGAtgtggccaaacacctgggAAACCTGAAgtacagagtgtgggagagGATGCAGGGGATTGTTCAGTACA CACCTGTCATTCTAGACCCAAACTCCAAAGGAGACAATCTCATTGtgtctgaggatctgaccaGCCTGAGATGCAGTGGGGAGCCAGAGCTGAGTtcggatgatgatgatgatgatgatgatgatgatgatgacagtgacagtgatgacgatgacagtgatgatgatgatgacggtgaTGATTATATGCTCAAATTGTGTGTGTTGGGATCAGAAGGCATTTTCTCAGGGAAACACTGCTGGGATGTAGACGTTGGGGATAATCCTATGTGGGCTCTTGGTGCGGCTGAGAATTCATTTAATGAAGGGGAGCCTGATTTGGGGGAAAGGTGGGTTATAGGCTATGGTGATGGGGAATATAGTGTATTAAGCAATGCAGGGAAGACTACAGATATTAAGCTGAATGTTAGGAGGGGAGTGAagagggtcagagtgcagctggactgggacagggggaggTTGTCCTTCTCTGACCCCACTAATAATGCGTCTCTGCACACTTTCAAACACAAATTCACTAAGAGGCTCTTTCCCCTGTTTCTTGTTGCCTCCGATTCTGTTCCTCTGAGAATCTGCCCAGTGAAGGTCTCTGTCACAGTGGGATAG